Proteins co-encoded in one Nothobranchius furzeri strain GRZ-AD chromosome 4, NfurGRZ-RIMD1, whole genome shotgun sequence genomic window:
- the LOC107388467 gene encoding uncharacterized protein isoform X4 has product MRLCAPRDHAVDGKMESRKSKGGAEKARIKKRKALETDAAKCAKMSTFFSQTSLRSLTSNEDKTAPQSQTQDPVGLISTRQKPTIPERTCTVPSMKRLNKMCYHFRIADQQ; this is encoded by the exons atgcgcctgtgcgcaccacgtgaccacgcagttgatggaaagatggaaagtagaaagagcaagggtggtgcggagaaggcaagaattaaaaagaggaaagcgctggaaacagatgcagctaaatgtgcaaaaatgagcacctttttttctcaaacaagcttgcggtctttaacttcaaatgaagataaaacgg cccctcagagtcaaacacaagatccagtaggcctaataagcaccaggcagaaacccaccattccagagcggacatgtacag TTCCTAGCATGAAACGGCTAAATAAAatgtgctaccacttcaggatcgctGATCAGCAGTGA
- the LOC107388467 gene encoding uncharacterized protein isoform X7 produces the protein MSREQETQRSAPQSQTQDPVGLISTRQKPTIPERTCTVSEEEPGASSEGIAPVGIEVPSMKRLNKMCYHFRIADQQ, from the exons ATGAGCAGGGAGCAGGAGACACAAAGGTCTG cccctcagagtcaaacacaagatccagtaggcctaataagcaccaggcagaaacccaccattccagagcggacatgtacag tgtcagaagaagagccaggagccagcagtgagggtattgctcctgttgggatagaag TTCCTAGCATGAAACGGCTAAATAAAatgtgctaccacttcaggatcgctGATCAGCAGTGA
- the LOC107388467 gene encoding uncharacterized protein isoform X6 yields MSREQETQSPSESNTRSSRPNKHQAETHHSRADMYSVVSEEEPGASSEGIAPVGIEVPSMKRLNKMCYHFRIADQQ; encoded by the exons ATGAGCAGGGAGCAGGAGACACAAAG cccctcagagtcaaacacaagatccagtaggcctaataagcaccaggcagaaacccaccattccagagcggacatgtacag tgtagtgtcagaagaagagccaggagccagcagtgagggtattgctcctgttgggatagaag TTCCTAGCATGAAACGGCTAAATAAAatgtgctaccacttcaggatcgctGATCAGCAGTGA
- the LOC107388467 gene encoding uncharacterized protein isoform X5 → MRSSPASDYEQGAGDTKVCPSESNTRSSRPNKHQAETHHSRADMYSVVSEEEPGASSEGIAPVGIEVPSMKRLNKMCYHFRIADQQ, encoded by the exons ATGCGCTCCTCTCCCGCATCGGATTATGAGCAGGGAGCAGGAGACACAAAGGTCTG cccctcagagtcaaacacaagatccagtaggcctaataagcaccaggcagaaacccaccattccagagcggacatgtacag tgtagtgtcagaagaagagccaggagccagcagtgagggtattgctcctgttgggatagaag TTCCTAGCATGAAACGGCTAAATAAAatgtgctaccacttcaggatcgctGATCAGCAGTGA
- the golt1bb gene encoding golgi transport 1Bb, translating into MISLTDSQKIGMGLTGFGVFFLLFGMMLFFDKALLAIGNILFVSGLAFVIGLERTFRFFFQRHKAKATSFFLGGVFVVLIGWPIIGVVLEIYGFFLLFRGFFPVAVGFIRRVPVLGSLLCLPGISALVDKIGESNAMV; encoded by the exons ATGATTTCACTTACGGATTCACAAA AAATTGGGATGGGCTTGACGGGGTTTGGTGTGTTTTTCCTCCTCTTTGGGATGATGCTGTTCTTTGATAAAGCTCTGCTCGCTATAGGAAAT ATTCTGTTTGTGTCGGGCCTGGCCTTTGTCATCGGCCTGGAGCGCACCTTCAGATTCTTCTTCCAGAGGCACAAAGCAAAAGCCACTAGCTTCTTCCTGGGGGGAGTCTTTGTGGTTCTGATCGGCTGGCCGATCATTGGTGTTGTTCTGGAGATCTATGGTTTCTTCCTTTTATTCAG GGGATTCTTCCCAGTGGCGGTTGGATTTATCAGACGAGTTCCTGTGCTTGGATCATTGCTGTGCTTACCAGGAATCAGTGCC CTGGTGGACAAAATTGGTGAGAGCAATGCGATGGTATAG
- the LOC107388470 gene encoding spexin prohormone 1-like translates to MTDPVHQTGLIPVTQQNGPAKVRMSLKVLLLVVSLVSQCCTAPQRRNWTPQAILYLKGARHGSVLERPSRREADAMRLVTHNQTSDGRRWLAACFLVLELLQRAVEEGGGSEPKVTRTYAYNNSSLVE, encoded by the exons ATGACCGACCCTGTACATCAGACTGGTTTAATTCCTGTAACACAACAGAACGGACCAGCGAAGGTCAG AATGTCTCTGAAGGTGTTACTGCTCGTGGTGTCTCTGGTATCTCAGTGCTGCacggctccacag AGGAGAAACTGGACTCCTCAGGCAATCCTGTACCTGAAAGGAGCAC GACACGGCTCGGTGTTGGAGCGACCTAGCAGACGAGAGGCAGACGCAATGCGTTTAG TGACTCACAATCAGACCAGTGATGGACGGAGATGGCTTGCTGCTTGTTTCCTTGTGTTGGAGCTCCTGCAGCGGGCTGTGGAGGAAG GTGGAGGCAGCGAACCCAAAGTCACCAGAACCTATGCCTACAATAACTCTTCTCTAGTAGAGTGA